One genomic region from Pyrinomonadaceae bacterium encodes:
- a CDS encoding PQQ-binding-like beta-propeller repeat protein: protein MRSPLLKCLVVIAISITASRVAPADWPQWRGPNRDGLVKGVANPATWPKTLKEEWKIMVGVGHASPVEANGKIYVFARQGEAEVLLCLNAVTGKEIWKSVPQPISYEMHEAAKGHGKGPKATPIVSNGIVYTFGISGVLSAYDANTGKLKWQREFSKDYPKTSPLFGTSMSPLVDSGLVIAHVGGHDKGALTAFDAQTGATKWSNAMDGPAYASPIIVNLAGARQIVTFMQKDLVGVDFATGKLLWKLPSKTRYDENINTVVTYKDMLIFSREEQGLAAIRLTKPAAEIVPQEVWVNKAAELYMNSPVLQGNTLYGMTARQKGQFFAVDAETGKTVWQSPGRMGENAAILNLSDKVILLLTNDAKLIVQAADGKTYSPLAEYTVAASPTWAHPLVLGRRILIKDENSLTSWAVAP, encoded by the coding sequence ATGCGATCTCCTCTCCTCAAATGTCTGGTCGTGATTGCGATTTCAATCACTGCTTCACGCGTCGCGCCGGCCGACTGGCCGCAGTGGCGCGGACCCAATCGCGATGGCCTGGTTAAGGGCGTGGCGAATCCGGCAACCTGGCCGAAGACCCTGAAAGAAGAGTGGAAGATCATGGTCGGCGTCGGTCATGCCTCGCCTGTTGAAGCGAACGGGAAGATTTACGTGTTCGCGCGCCAGGGCGAAGCCGAGGTGCTGCTTTGCCTCAACGCTGTGACCGGAAAAGAGATTTGGAAGTCAGTCCCACAGCCCATCAGTTACGAAATGCACGAAGCCGCGAAGGGTCACGGCAAGGGGCCAAAGGCGACACCGATTGTTAGCAACGGCATCGTTTACACCTTCGGCATTTCCGGCGTGCTCTCAGCCTATGACGCGAACACCGGCAAGCTAAAGTGGCAGCGTGAATTCTCGAAAGACTATCCGAAGACTTCCCCACTGTTCGGCACCTCGATGTCGCCGCTGGTTGATAGCGGCTTAGTAATCGCGCACGTGGGCGGACACGACAAGGGCGCGCTGACTGCATTCGACGCGCAGACCGGCGCCACGAAATGGTCGAACGCGATGGACGGGCCGGCTTACGCCTCGCCAATTATCGTCAACCTGGCGGGCGCGCGGCAGATTGTCACGTTCATGCAGAAAGATTTGGTGGGAGTTGATTTCGCGACCGGCAAGCTACTGTGGAAATTGCCTTCCAAAACTCGATATGACGAGAACATCAACACGGTGGTGACTTACAAAGACATGCTCATCTTTTCGCGCGAGGAGCAGGGCTTGGCGGCGATTCGCTTGACCAAACCAGCCGCTGAGATCGTTCCGCAGGAGGTCTGGGTCAACAAAGCAGCGGAACTCTATATGAACTCGCCGGTGTTACAGGGCAACACGCTATACGGCATGACCGCGCGGCAGAAAGGACAGTTCTTTGCCGTGGATGCAGAAACGGGAAAGACGGTGTGGCAAAGTCCCGGACGCATGGGAGAGAACGCCGCGATCCTAAACCTGAGCGACAAGGTAATTCTTCTCCTCACTAACGACGCGAAGCTGATTGTGCAAGCGGCTGACGGCAAGACTTATTCACCACTCGCCGAGTACACCGTCGCGGCGAGTCCGACCTGGGCCCATCCGCTTGTTTTGGGCCGGCGTATTCTGATTAAGGATGAGAATTCGTTAACGTCGTGGGCTGTGGCGCCATGA
- a CDS encoding PQQ-binding-like beta-propeller repeat protein has protein sequence MKYSGSKFGSILIVLTFVATAFGQTNGEWPQWRGASRDGISKETGLLKQWPEAGPPLVWKASGAGSGYSSFSISKGRLYTMGSRGDREFVIAFDVATGKEVWATPHGKTFDNDRGGGPRGTPTIDGDRIYALGGSGDLSALDARTGKIAWTQNVLSKFGGSNIRWGISESPLVIGDKVLVNAGGPGASIVALKKADGTLIWKSQSDEAGYSSALPVQVGGTTQVIFFTGSRVVALDVRDGKLLWEYAAPSNDVANIATPVARGNRVWISSDYGTGGGLVEIKADGKGQEVYFTKEMRNHHATSILIGDHLYGFSGGILTAMKFDTGEVAWRDRSVGKGSLTYADGFLYAFSENGVVGLIAANPEAYQEKGRFRIQQGSLPTWAHPVVAGGRLYIRDQDTIYAYDVSAKR, from the coding sequence ATGAAATACTCAGGCTCAAAGTTCGGATCCATTCTGATCGTTCTAACATTTGTAGCAACCGCATTCGGCCAGACCAACGGTGAATGGCCACAGTGGCGTGGCGCGAGCCGCGACGGTATTTCGAAAGAGACCGGGCTTCTGAAGCAATGGCCGGAAGCCGGTCCGCCTTTGGTTTGGAAAGCGAGCGGCGCGGGCAGCGGTTACTCTTCGTTCTCAATTTCCAAAGGCCGCTTGTACACCATGGGATCGCGGGGCGACCGCGAATTTGTGATCGCGTTCGACGTGGCGACCGGAAAGGAAGTGTGGGCGACGCCGCATGGCAAGACCTTTGACAATGATCGCGGCGGCGGGCCACGCGGGACCCCGACGATCGACGGCGACCGAATTTACGCTCTCGGCGGGAGTGGCGATCTTTCGGCGCTCGACGCGCGTACCGGAAAAATTGCCTGGACACAAAATGTGCTGTCCAAGTTTGGCGGCTCGAACATCCGCTGGGGTATCAGCGAATCACCGTTGGTGATTGGCGACAAAGTTCTGGTCAATGCCGGTGGACCAGGGGCTTCGATCGTGGCGCTGAAGAAGGCTGACGGGACGCTGATTTGGAAGAGTCAAAGTGACGAGGCCGGCTACTCTTCTGCTCTCCCGGTCCAGGTTGGTGGCACGACCCAAGTAATCTTCTTTACTGGAAGTCGAGTGGTGGCCCTGGATGTTCGCGATGGCAAGCTCTTATGGGAGTATGCCGCTCCGTCGAACGACGTAGCCAATATTGCCACGCCCGTGGCTCGCGGCAATCGTGTCTGGATTTCCTCAGACTACGGCACCGGTGGCGGATTGGTCGAGATCAAAGCAGATGGCAAAGGGCAGGAAGTCTACTTCACCAAAGAGATGCGAAACCACCACGCCACTTCCATTCTAATTGGCGATCACCTTTACGGCTTTTCCGGTGGAATTCTTACGGCGATGAAATTCGACACCGGCGAAGTCGCGTGGCGCGATCGCAGTGTCGGCAAGGGTTCGCTTACTTATGCCGATGGCTTCCTCTACGCGTTTAGCGAGAACGGTGTGGTGGGACTGATTGCGGCAAATCCTGAGGCGTATCAGGAAAAAGGCAGGTTCAGAATTCAGCAGGGCTCGCTGCCCACTTGGGCGCATCCAGTGGTTGCGGGGGGACGGCTCTACATCCGGGATCAGGACACCATTTACGCGTACGACGTGAGCGCGAAGAGATAG
- a CDS encoding coproporphyrinogen-III oxidase family protein: protein MTIDNPQTGTEVGNYFVSNYPPFSQWKPEFVSDALAALDQPARVDDPLGLYIHIPFCRKRCKFCYFKVYTDKNASEIEVYLDALIKENELYSRTRAFQGRQLRFAYFGGGTPSYISEKQLHYLVDGLNRHVSWQNAEEVTFECEPGTLQKSKLQTLKDIGVTRLSLGIEHFDDQILEANGRAHLSPEIYRAYGWAREVGFPQINIDLIAGMMGETEEKWRDTVQRALELEADSVTIYQMELPYNTVISQEMLKQGITSPIAGWETKRRWLNYAFEQFEKRGYEVASATVLTSTRKPSRFIYTDALWHGGDMIGLGVASFSHFGGVNFQNVHSFEEYVRILKTDNLPLLRAVALTNKQRMIREMILQLKTGSLDTGYFLNKFGVDVWREFQHVYQRLDGDELLDRQNGTIKLTRRGLLEVDEILWEFFEPELKTVRYA from the coding sequence ATGACCATAGATAACCCACAAACGGGAACGGAAGTCGGCAACTATTTCGTTTCGAATTATCCGCCGTTCTCGCAGTGGAAACCTGAGTTCGTTAGCGACGCGCTCGCGGCCCTCGACCAACCTGCGCGGGTGGATGATCCGCTCGGCCTCTATATCCACATTCCTTTCTGTCGTAAGCGCTGCAAGTTTTGCTACTTCAAAGTCTATACGGACAAGAACGCCTCCGAGATCGAGGTCTACCTGGACGCGCTGATAAAGGAAAACGAACTGTATAGCCGAACGCGCGCGTTTCAGGGGCGGCAACTGAGATTTGCTTACTTCGGTGGTGGCACGCCCTCTTACATCAGCGAGAAGCAGCTTCATTACCTGGTCGATGGACTCAATCGCCATGTCAGTTGGCAAAATGCCGAAGAAGTCACTTTCGAATGCGAACCCGGCACGTTGCAGAAATCAAAACTCCAAACGCTGAAGGACATCGGCGTCACTCGGCTTAGTCTCGGGATCGAACACTTCGACGATCAGATTTTGGAAGCGAACGGCCGCGCGCATCTTTCGCCTGAGATTTATCGCGCTTACGGCTGGGCCCGCGAAGTTGGTTTTCCGCAAATCAATATCGATCTGATCGCGGGGATGATGGGCGAGACGGAAGAGAAATGGCGCGATACAGTCCAGCGAGCATTAGAACTCGAGGCCGACTCAGTGACCATCTACCAGATGGAGTTGCCTTACAACACCGTCATTTCGCAGGAGATGCTCAAACAGGGAATTACGTCACCCATAGCGGGCTGGGAGACGAAACGCCGCTGGCTGAATTACGCGTTCGAGCAGTTTGAGAAACGAGGTTACGAAGTCGCCAGCGCCACTGTATTAACTTCAACCAGGAAGCCATCCCGCTTCATTTACACGGATGCGCTGTGGCACGGCGGTGACATGATCGGACTCGGCGTCGCATCGTTTTCGCATTTCGGCGGCGTCAATTTTCAGAACGTGCACAGCTTCGAGGAATATGTGCGCATCCTGAAGACCGATAATTTGCCGCTGTTGCGCGCGGTGGCTTTGACCAACAAGCAGCGCATGATTCGCGAAATGATCCTCCAACTAAAAACCGGCTCACTCGACACCGGATATTTTCTGAATAAGTTCGGCGTGGACGTGTGGCGCGAATTTCAGCATGTTTATCAGCGGCTGGATGGCGACGAGTTACTCGATCGCCAGAACGGCACAATCAAGCTCACGCGGCGCGGCTTACTGGAAGTAGATGAAATTCTTTGGGAGTTTTTTGAACCTGAATTAAAGACTGTTCGTTACGCTTAA
- a CDS encoding carboxypeptidase regulatory-like domain-containing protein, with amino-acid sequence MKSILSIAFIATLILFGAGAALGQTHRGSVRGTVYDPNRAVVVGATITLTGQETSETRTTTSGDEGGYAFSSLRPGRYRLTVSATNFATFSPEITLLVNQELRVDAELQPQGMSDPYVLVSARDDVKRETASQGTVIENRQIQGLPLDGRNFFELALLVPGAVPPAQGSAGSVRGDFAFSVNGAREDSNNFLLDGVYNVDPKLNTFGVRPPVDAIREFENLTSTYDASFGRSAGAQVNVVLKSGSNDLHGSIFEFHRNGALDARNLFVPANEPSPKYIRNQFGFSIGGPIRKDKTFFFADYEGTRSREGITRVTNVPTLAERTGDFSQSLFGVPIIPGTGVPFPGGSIPGAAINPIGRNIAALYPLPNRPDPFANFVSSPIQQDRNDHFDVRIDHLLNSRSSWAFRYSFGDRDLFEPFAGPGLSLVPGYGNDVTRRSQNAMISETHVFSPALVNDLRFAFNRVASAVRQENQGTSVNQAVGMPELSSNPRDFGLSFITITGFSPLGHEGNNPQNSVTNTFQILDSATYARGSHLWKFGGDIRLVQQNAFRDVQSRGLLQFSPFGQITFNALGDLLLGLPLVTGGARVDNAQHLRSNSYNLFVNDSVRVTRNLTLIGGLRYEYNTPPVDAFDRATIFDPATGGLVPVGTAGVPRSGFHSDKNNFAPRVGFAWTIGDEGNTVVRGGYGVYYDQSALAPGEALYFNAPYFDFNLFFQIPGLPLTVNNPFPAFFPFALPDSALAIQRDLRTAYMQHWSGSVQQQIGRSRVLEVSYVGSKGTKLLSARDINQPQPSALPPGLPFVPRPNPFFDDITQIESRANSRYDSLQARFQQRLDFGLALLGSYTWSKSEDDASNFFSSAGDPNFPQDSYNLRPERGPSNFDTRHRFVLSYSYDLPFGKGKRYLTDDGWVSKLLSGWQTLGIVTLQSGRPFTVALLPEIDNSGTGRSVLGFGANDRPNVSGDPNLSSPSADRWFNTAAFAFPAPGTFGNAGRNILRGPGYQNVNASLVKNTLLTERLNLQFRAEAFNLFNHPNLNLPDNFLGSPTFGRITSARDPRHLQFGVKLLF; translated from the coding sequence TTGAAGTCAATTCTTTCAATCGCTTTCATCGCCACGTTGATCCTGTTCGGAGCAGGGGCTGCTCTGGGCCAGACACATCGGGGCTCGGTCCGTGGGACCGTGTACGACCCCAACCGAGCGGTTGTGGTAGGCGCTACCATTACCCTTACCGGTCAGGAAACCAGCGAGACTAGAACCACGACAAGTGGTGACGAGGGTGGTTATGCTTTTTCCTCACTCCGGCCCGGGCGCTATCGTCTGACTGTTTCGGCGACAAATTTCGCGACCTTTTCCCCTGAGATTACGCTCCTGGTGAATCAGGAACTTCGGGTTGATGCGGAGCTTCAACCACAGGGCATGAGCGACCCTTATGTGCTTGTCTCGGCGCGGGACGACGTTAAGAGGGAGACCGCGTCACAAGGCACAGTTATTGAGAATCGCCAGATCCAGGGCCTGCCTCTCGACGGCCGCAACTTTTTCGAGTTGGCGCTCCTGGTCCCGGGCGCGGTACCGCCGGCGCAAGGTTCGGCCGGTTCTGTCCGCGGTGATTTCGCATTCAGCGTCAACGGTGCGCGTGAAGACAGCAATAACTTTCTGCTCGACGGGGTTTACAACGTCGATCCGAAACTGAATACGTTTGGAGTGCGTCCCCCTGTGGATGCGATCCGCGAGTTTGAAAACCTGACGAGCACTTACGACGCATCGTTCGGACGCAGCGCCGGCGCGCAAGTCAACGTCGTTCTGAAGTCCGGCTCGAACGATCTTCACGGCAGCATCTTTGAGTTTCATCGCAATGGCGCGTTGGACGCGCGGAATCTCTTTGTGCCCGCGAACGAGCCGTCTCCGAAGTACATCCGCAACCAGTTTGGCTTTTCGATCGGCGGGCCAATTCGGAAAGACAAGACGTTTTTCTTTGCCGACTACGAAGGAACGCGTTCGCGTGAAGGGATCACGCGGGTGACAAATGTCCCGACACTGGCCGAAAGAACCGGTGACTTCTCGCAGAGCCTGTTCGGTGTTCCGATCATTCCGGGCACCGGCGTGCCCTTCCCCGGCGGCAGCATTCCCGGCGCAGCCATCAATCCCATCGGCCGGAATATCGCGGCGCTTTATCCATTGCCAAATCGGCCGGATCCGTTCGCCAACTTCGTATCGTCACCGATTCAGCAAGACCGCAACGATCACTTCGACGTGCGGATCGATCATCTTTTAAATTCTCGGTCGAGCTGGGCTTTTCGTTACAGCTTTGGAGATCGAGATCTGTTCGAACCGTTTGCGGGCCCAGGTCTTTCGCTGGTGCCCGGCTATGGCAACGACGTTACCCGCCGCAGCCAGAACGCGATGATTAGCGAGACGCATGTTTTTTCCCCGGCGCTGGTCAATGATCTTCGCTTTGCCTTCAATCGCGTCGCTTCAGCCGTCCGTCAGGAGAATCAAGGCACCAGCGTCAATCAAGCTGTCGGCATGCCTGAGTTGTCGTCGAATCCACGCGACTTCGGATTAAGTTTCATTACGATTACCGGATTCTCGCCGCTGGGACACGAAGGCAATAACCCGCAGAACAGCGTGACGAACACGTTTCAGATTCTCGACTCGGCGACCTACGCCCGTGGCAGCCACCTCTGGAAGTTCGGGGGCGATATTCGGTTGGTCCAGCAGAATGCTTTTCGCGATGTGCAATCTCGCGGTCTGCTTCAGTTTTCACCATTCGGACAGATCACCTTCAATGCGCTTGGTGATCTGCTGCTTGGTCTTCCGCTCGTGACGGGCGGCGCGCGGGTCGACAATGCTCAGCACCTGCGCAGTAACAGCTACAACCTCTTTGTGAACGACAGCGTGCGCGTGACGCGCAACCTGACGCTGATCGGTGGTCTGCGTTACGAATACAACACGCCTCCGGTTGATGCCTTTGACCGCGCGACTATTTTCGATCCGGCCACAGGCGGGTTGGTACCGGTCGGCACCGCCGGTGTTCCGCGAAGCGGCTTTCACTCCGACAAAAACAATTTTGCGCCGCGCGTAGGTTTTGCCTGGACCATTGGCGACGAAGGCAACACGGTGGTCCGCGGCGGCTATGGCGTCTACTACGATCAGTCAGCGCTGGCGCCGGGCGAAGCGCTTTACTTCAATGCGCCTTACTTTGACTTCAATCTGTTCTTTCAAATACCGGGATTGCCGCTGACGGTCAACAACCCTTTCCCGGCTTTTTTCCCGTTCGCCCTTCCTGATTCAGCGCTCGCGATTCAGCGCGATCTGCGCACCGCGTACATGCAACATTGGAGCGGCAGCGTGCAGCAGCAAATCGGTCGCAGCCGCGTGCTCGAAGTTAGTTACGTCGGTTCAAAGGGCACCAAGCTGCTGTCGGCGCGCGACATTAATCAACCGCAGCCAAGCGCCCTGCCGCCGGGCCTGCCGTTCGTGCCGCGGCCAAATCCTTTTTTTGATGACATCACCCAGATCGAATCGCGCGCGAATTCGCGTTACGACAGCCTGCAGGCACGCTTCCAACAACGGTTGGATTTTGGTTTGGCGCTGCTTGGCTCATACACCTGGTCGAAATCTGAGGACGATGCGTCCAATTTTTTCAGCAGCGCCGGCGATCCAAACTTTCCCCAGGACAGCTACAATCTGCGGCCCGAGCGCGGGCCATCGAACTTCGACACGCGCCATCGATTCGTATTGAGTTATAGCTATGACCTGCCGTTTGGAAAGGGCAAGCGCTATTTAACGGACGACGGCTGGGTATCGAAGCTGCTGAGCGGCTGGCAGACTTTGGGAATTGTGACGTTGCAGTCAGGACGGCCGTTCACAGTCGCACTGCTTCCCGAGATCGACAACAGCGGCACCGGACGATCTGTGCTTGGTTTTGGCGCAAATGATCGGCCGAATGTTTCGGGTGATCCGAATCTATCGTCACCGTCCGCCGATCGCTGGTTCAATACGGCCGCTTTCGCCTTCCCGGCTCCCGGCACATTTGGCAATGCCGGCAGAAATATTCTGAGGGGGCCTGGCTATCAGAACGTGAATGCGTCTCTCGTAAAGAACACGTTGCTGACTGAAAGACTTAATCTTCAGTTTCGCGCCGAGGCGTTCAACCTTTTCAATCATCCGAATCTGAATCTGCCGGACAACTTTTTGGGCTCGCCAACGTTTGGCCGGATTACTTCGGCGCGCGATCCACGTCATCTGCAATTCGGCGTGAAGTTGCTTTTCTAA
- a CDS encoding NAD(P)/FAD-dependent oxidoreductase, which yields MTANTNYDVIVIGGGPAGSAVASILAREGCKVVLFEKEKFPRHHIGESLMTDTYWTFQRMGFLEKLKSSAFTQKYSVQFANQAGKESHPFYFFEAVHNESAVTWQVTRAVFDKMLMEHAAEQGAHVHQGVAVKQVLFELDKATGVEVEMQDGVRQSFFAKVIVDATGQSAMLSNKFRWRVRDPKLKKAVLYSYYKGAHREKDLNGGATLVLRTPKGSGGWFWYIPLEDGITSVGIVANPDYLLKGRGQDLAKIFDEEVQKTEACRWRVAEGERVDKIYSILDYSYRSKKNAGNGFIIIGDAYGFLDPIYSSGVLLALKMAELAADAIHDAFRHDDFSAERLGQFQSKLDRGIESMRKLVYAFYNEGFSFAQFLRKYPEHRVSIINLLIGDVFKEGVDEVYGPMSDFAEIPPPLYEQVDGAPIKADPEETLSAQYRYFEDGKAEAHPEKWHGALRS from the coding sequence ATGACAGCTAATACTAATTATGACGTTATTGTAATCGGCGGCGGTCCCGCCGGCAGCGCGGTCGCCAGCATTCTCGCGCGAGAAGGCTGCAAGGTTGTGCTCTTTGAAAAGGAAAAGTTTCCTCGCCATCACATCGGCGAGTCTTTGATGACTGACACCTACTGGACCTTTCAGCGCATGGGTTTTTTGGAAAAGCTTAAGTCGAGTGCGTTCACGCAAAAGTACAGTGTCCAGTTTGCCAACCAGGCCGGAAAGGAATCGCACCCCTTTTATTTCTTCGAAGCGGTGCACAATGAGAGCGCAGTCACCTGGCAAGTCACGCGCGCCGTCTTCGACAAGATGCTGATGGAACACGCGGCCGAGCAGGGCGCCCACGTTCATCAGGGCGTCGCCGTCAAACAGGTGCTCTTCGAACTCGACAAGGCCACTGGGGTTGAGGTCGAGATGCAGGACGGAGTGCGCCAATCGTTCTTCGCCAAAGTCATAGTCGATGCAACGGGCCAAAGCGCGATGCTTTCGAACAAGTTTCGCTGGCGTGTGCGCGACCCGAAGCTTAAGAAGGCTGTCCTTTACTCCTATTACAAAGGCGCTCATCGGGAAAAGGACCTCAATGGCGGCGCCACTTTGGTATTGCGCACTCCGAAAGGAAGCGGCGGCTGGTTCTGGTACATTCCGCTTGAGGACGGCATCACCAGCGTCGGCATCGTGGCCAACCCGGATTATTTGCTCAAAGGACGGGGTCAGGACCTGGCGAAGATTTTTGACGAGGAAGTGCAAAAGACTGAAGCCTGCCGGTGGCGTGTGGCTGAGGGCGAGCGCGTCGATAAAATCTATTCCATTCTTGACTACTCATATCGCTCGAAGAAGAACGCAGGCAATGGATTCATCATCATCGGCGACGCGTACGGCTTTCTCGATCCGATCTATTCTTCCGGCGTTCTGCTGGCGCTTAAGATGGCCGAGCTGGCCGCCGACGCGATCCATGATGCATTCCGTCACGATGACTTTTCAGCCGAGCGTCTGGGACAGTTTCAGTCAAAGCTGGATCGCGGCATCGAATCGATGCGTAAGCTGGTTTACGCGTTCTATAACGAGGGTTTCAGCTTCGCGCAGTTCCTGCGAAAATATCCTGAACATCGGGTGAGCATTATCAACCTTTTGATCGGCGACGTTTTCAAGGAGGGCGTTGATGAGGTCTATGGCCCGATGTCCGATTTTGCCGAGATTCCGCCCCCGCTGTACGAGCAAGTGGATGGAGCGCCCATCAAGGCCGATCCGGAAGAAACGCTTTCGGCGCAATATCGTTATTTCGAAGACGGCAAAGCGGAGGCCCATCCGGAAAAGTGGCATGGCGCCTTGCGCTCGTGA
- a CDS encoding M20/M25/M40 family metallo-hydrolase: MKRSWPFTNHLPVVLLVILSSLATSTSAQSQTSDNQTNALATWITLDAPPGWEHLATDILLKALPGWQRDATGNLIRRKGSGSPRRVIVCALDRPGFALTEITETGYLRLREVGSLRLHPLWTQFHEGQRVKVLTRSGAVPGVVIVRSTHLQRGRQANAAVTTLDDIWVDVGASSRAEVQRLGIQMLDPVVRDMPAWNYGDYVAGPGAALRVGCAAVAHAANEEVTQGETIFVLSTLRSFGNDGLEAALRKLGKIDELTVIERTADIGSSEATRVLKRQIDKPSYVPDISGIKTVHMVWPRTRYSGSLVESVSNADADAMRREIEAAAGIRPASTTRWISLPERSRAIPPADLYRESASLLKTLADVPGVSGHESEVRATIISALPAWARQRAVTDTEGNLIVEFGPEKDPVMFVAHLDEVGFEISAIADDGTVSLRTRGGLYPSLWEGQPALLHFDRSTGEQGPHRTLKGVFVSRDTATTKQPESVTAWFGMDAAELKRLGVKVGLSVTAYKSATRLAGTRFTARALDDRAGSTALVLAAKAINPATLNHRVIFAWSVREETGLEGAMAMAKRYGATLKRVFSVDTFVSSDSPLESTRFAYAPLGKGAVIRGLDSSSVATPSELDRIMKIASRQRIPLQVGATNGGADGSDFVRYGVNHAGLSWPGRYSHSPVEVLDLRDLEALTSLIKALATAPQ, translated from the coding sequence ATGAAACGTTCCTGGCCGTTTACTAATCACCTTCCAGTCGTTCTTCTTGTCATACTTTCAAGCTTAGCAACTTCCACTTCAGCCCAGTCCCAGACCTCGGACAATCAAACAAACGCGCTTGCAACCTGGATCACGCTGGACGCGCCGCCGGGTTGGGAACATCTCGCTACAGACATTCTGTTGAAAGCCTTGCCCGGCTGGCAGCGAGACGCTACGGGAAATCTGATCAGGCGAAAAGGATCGGGCAGTCCGCGCCGGGTAATAGTTTGCGCTTTAGATCGTCCTGGTTTCGCCCTCACTGAAATAACAGAGACCGGATACCTGCGCCTTCGCGAAGTAGGCAGCCTGCGACTTCACCCTTTGTGGACGCAGTTTCATGAAGGCCAGCGCGTCAAGGTGTTAACCCGCAGCGGCGCCGTGCCCGGTGTTGTGATCGTCAGGAGCACGCATTTGCAACGAGGGCGCCAGGCTAATGCCGCGGTCACCACGCTGGATGATATTTGGGTAGATGTTGGCGCCTCCTCAAGAGCCGAAGTGCAGCGATTGGGAATTCAAATGCTCGATCCCGTCGTTCGCGACATGCCCGCGTGGAATTATGGTGATTACGTCGCCGGACCTGGGGCCGCCTTGCGCGTCGGCTGCGCGGCCGTGGCTCATGCCGCAAACGAAGAGGTCACCCAGGGAGAAACGATTTTCGTCTTATCGACCTTACGCAGTTTTGGGAACGACGGTTTGGAAGCGGCGCTGAGGAAGCTGGGAAAGATTGATGAGCTTACCGTAATCGAACGAACAGCAGACATCGGCAGCAGCGAGGCGACGCGTGTCCTCAAGCGACAAATCGATAAGCCTTCATATGTGCCTGACATCTCCGGCATTAAGACCGTGCACATGGTTTGGCCCAGGACTAGATATTCCGGCTCGTTGGTAGAAAGCGTGAGTAACGCTGATGCCGACGCGATGCGGCGCGAGATTGAAGCCGCCGCCGGCATCAGGCCCGCGTCGACAACGCGATGGATTTCGTTGCCGGAGAGATCACGCGCGATTCCGCCGGCAGACCTTTACAGAGAATCCGCAAGTCTCTTGAAGACACTTGCCGATGTTCCGGGCGTATCGGGCCACGAAAGCGAGGTTCGCGCGACGATCATATCCGCGTTGCCGGCGTGGGCGCGACAGCGGGCGGTCACGGATACGGAAGGAAATCTGATCGTCGAGTTCGGGCCGGAGAAAGACCCGGTCATGTTTGTGGCTCACCTGGATGAAGTAGGTTTTGAGATTAGTGCCATCGCGGACGATGGCACTGTGTCACTGCGTACCCGCGGAGGCCTGTACCCATCCTTGTGGGAAGGGCAGCCGGCGCTATTGCACTTTGATCGTTCAACCGGAGAGCAGGGCCCTCATCGCACTTTAAAAGGAGTATTCGTTTCGCGGGACACCGCGACCACAAAACAACCCGAGAGCGTCACGGCCTGGTTCGGGATGGACGCTGCCGAGTTGAAGCGTTTGGGAGTGAAGGTCGGGCTGTCGGTAACGGCTTACAAGAGTGCGACACGTCTCGCTGGTACTCGGTTTACCGCGCGGGCCCTGGATGACCGAGCTGGTTCGACGGCGCTGGTTTTGGCTGCGAAAGCAATCAACCCCGCTACGCTCAACCACAGGGTGATCTTCGCCTGGTCTGTGCGCGAAGAAACCGGATTAGAGGGTGCGATGGCGATGGCGAAGCGTTACGGCGCGACGCTCAAACGCGTATTTAGCGTGGACACGTTTGTCTCGTCCGACTCACCACTGGAATCGACGCGCTTTGCCTACGCTCCGTTAGGGAAGGGCGCGGTAATCCGCGGCCTCGATAGTTCGAGTGTCGCGACGCCCTCAGAGCTTGATCGAATAATGAAAATTGCCTCGCGGCAAAGAATTCCATTGCAGGTCGGAGCCACAAACGGCGGCGCCGACGGATCTGATTTCGTGCGTTACGGCGTGAATCACGCCGGCCTGTCGTGGCCGGGGCGTTATAGTCACTCGCCGGTTGAGGTGTTGGATTTGAGAGACCTCGAAGCGCTCACATCGTTGATTAAAGCGTTAGCCACCGCGCCGCAGTAA